One Lentibacillus cibarius DNA window includes the following coding sequences:
- a CDS encoding IS256 family transposase, translating to MSHLTTDLLEGLAQKQDIEEIFRHHLETAINQLLKHELTAFLDYEPYEQAGVNSGNSRNGFYDRTFKTEYGSLELHIPRDRNGSFQQQTLAPYKRSNDTLEQFVIHLYEKGITTDEIADLIEKMYGQHYSKQTVSNLTQLVSEDVQAFHERTLERRYVCIYLDATQIPIRRQSVEKESVYIAIGIAEDGGKEVLDFTIAPTESANVWEELVQHLSERGVEHVLLFISDGLNGMTDALHRVYPKAKHQVCCVHVSRNIANKVRVKDRAAILDDFKAIYEAEDRQQALSALDQFQNKWHKTYPRAVDAVMRQDRLLTFYDFPVSIRSSIYTTNLIEGFNKEIKRYVKRKEQFPNEDALERFLVTQFLDYNHKFGMRCHKGFGKAKPELLQMFEALENQA from the coding sequence ATGAGTCATCTTACTACAGATTTGCTAGAAGGACTAGCCCAAAAGCAGGATATTGAAGAAATTTTTCGCCATCACTTGGAAACAGCCATCAATCAGCTTTTAAAACACGAATTAACGGCTTTCCTGGACTATGAGCCTTATGAGCAGGCCGGCGTTAACTCCGGTAATTCCCGTAACGGGTTCTATGACCGAACGTTCAAAACGGAATACGGCAGCCTTGAGCTGCATATTCCCAGAGACCGCAACGGTTCCTTTCAGCAACAAACGCTGGCGCCTTATAAACGTTCTAACGACACGCTGGAACAATTTGTAATCCATTTGTACGAAAAGGGCATAACGACGGATGAAATTGCTGATTTGATCGAAAAAATGTATGGTCAACATTATTCCAAACAGACCGTTTCAAATCTGACACAGCTTGTGTCAGAAGATGTTCAGGCATTCCATGAGCGAACCCTGGAGCGACGTTATGTGTGCATTTATCTGGATGCCACCCAGATCCCGATTCGTCGTCAAAGCGTTGAAAAAGAATCGGTCTATATTGCCATTGGCATTGCAGAAGATGGCGGCAAAGAAGTACTGGACTTTACCATTGCCCCAACGGAATCCGCCAATGTGTGGGAGGAGTTGGTACAGCACTTATCTGAACGCGGTGTTGAACATGTCCTTCTCTTTATTTCGGACGGCTTGAACGGCATGACAGATGCCTTGCATCGTGTCTACCCAAAAGCCAAACATCAGGTGTGCTGTGTCCATGTTTCCCGCAATATCGCTAACAAAGTTCGTGTGAAAGATCGTGCGGCTATTCTGGATGATTTCAAGGCTATTTACGAAGCTGAGGACCGCCAGCAAGCTCTTAGTGCCCTGGACCAATTTCAAAATAAATGGCACAAAACGTATCCTCGCGCTGTCGACGCAGTGATGAGACAGGATCGCTTATTAACGTTCTATGATTTCCCGGTATCCATCCGTTCCAGTATTTATACCACAAATCTCATCGAAGGATTTAACAAGGAAATCAAACGCTACGTCAAACGCAAAGAACAATTTCCCAACGAGGATGCCCTGGAACGTTTTCTGGTAACCCAATTTTTGGATTACAACCATAAATTCGGTATGCGGTGCCACAAAGGATTTGGAAAGGCGAAGCCCGAACTACTGCAGATGTTTGAAGCGCTGGAAAATC